Genomic segment of Triticum aestivum cultivar Chinese Spring chromosome 6A, IWGSC CS RefSeq v2.1, whole genome shotgun sequence:
TAAGCAGCTCCTCCCAAGACTTCACTCTGCTGCTATCAACGACTCCGTACCTATAAAGAAGGCGCTAGAACTTAATGAACCCTGGGATCCGTTCCAACTGCTGCTCCTTAGATGATTTCCTTATCTTCAGACGCATTCTTCAGAACATTCAGACCAACACAGCAGAAGACGATAATGGGAGCTGCTCTTGGGGAAATCATATCGCTGCTCTTCCAAAAAAAAGTCTACTTTCAGTTCCTTGCTCATGATTAAGCCCCTTATGGTCCTGTAAGTGCACTACCAAGCCTACGGGGTTCGAGTGACTCACTGCTAAATGACAGACTACCCTACAGTTTCCCAGtcaaattttcttttataaactttcTGTTCAGATGGCAAAAAGATTACCATCAGATTTAAAAAGAGCAAGAAAATATTAACTATATAAGTTTTGTAAACCCCATTTACCAATATCATGGACCTTTCCTGAGAAAAAAAACTGACATTATCTGAAAATTCCGAGGAGAAAACTTAGACGGTTCAAAAATAGTACCGAGGTGGAGGCGTCGACGATTGAGTAGCTGATGAAGCATcgtggtgatcatcaactagatcacaATCAAGCTTGTTAGTTGTAACAACGATGTAACAATATCTTACCAGCTAGCTTATCCTTTGCTCTGAAAATATATACAGGTAGGAGCATATCCTTTGCTCTGCATGGACCCACACATAAAATTTCACGATGAACACTAACAAGCTTCACATAGATTCTGCACTGTTAAAAAAATTGTAAAAAATATGATTAGCCAGTAATGCACATTAAGCCTATTACATAAGTGTGCCCTTGTATGCAGAGAACAATTCAGGTCATCTTAAGAAGGATAAAATATGATCAAACATTGACTCCTTGTCAATTTCCAAGAAGCCGCTTAATATGGACCTCACTAAACTCAGAACACGCCAAGTTATCTGTTCAGATTAGTCCTGATATCTACAAACACAATGTCCATGGATTTGTTAACAAACTGTtcagagaaagaaagaaatatttGGAACTGCTAGCAATTTAAACTATCCACAATCTTACAGGTTAAAGCGATTCACGCGAACAGATTTCAGTAGGAAGCATCACAAATACACCCGTCTAGCATGGAACCGCTAAGAAAAGAACACCTAAAGAAACCCACTTGTCTTACCTCCTCTAGATAATTACACAAGCACAGACTTTTACTTTCCAGTGGTTCAAGGACGTCTATCACCCATCTCAGACAAGCTTGAGATCAGCCTCTTGTCTAGCAACACGCCGATTGACTCAGCCTCCCTGATCAGCTGCCGGCACCTGGCCATCCTCCCTGCTGTGGCATAGCCTTCAATCAAATTACAGTATATGTCACTGGTCGGAACGAATCCAGCCTCCTTCAACCTCGAGAGGTACCGAAAAGCCCTTTCTGGATCACGCAATGCCACACACAGCTTCACGATGACCCGGTACGCCGGCAGGTCAAGAAGACAGTTTGCCTGTTCCATTTCCCAAACCAGGGCCAACGCCTCTCGGTGCCTCCCATCACGGGAGCGGCTGTGGATCACTGTAGTGTACATCACAACAGTTGGGTTCCCGCCAGACCCTCTGAACCAGCTGAACAGGCTCTCCACGGCTGCATACCGCCTGAGCTTTATGCAGACCTTCATGACAGCTGTGCAGTCCTGCTGTCGCAGGTCAAAATCTGGCCTCTCACCGAGCTCATCAAGCAGTGCAGCAGCGAGCCCATAGCCTTCAGGTGTCCGGGCAACCTCCAGAATCAGCTTCGCGTAGATGCTTGGGTGCAGTGTCCTCTTGTTCATCCTAGCAAGTTCAAGGAGCTTGCGTGTCAGGCCTACTTTGCCAGCCCTGATGAACCCCCTCGCCATGGCTTCGAGGACAGCGCGGCTCGCCGAGGGGACGCACTCCTCAAGCGCAGACTCCAACTTCAGCTCGTCGAAGCGCGCCAAAACCTCGATGGTCGAAGCGAGGATCCGGTCATCAGGGAACAGAGGCACTGCCTTCTGCCCCTGTGCCCAACACAGTGTCTGAAGCGCTCTCTCAGGAAGCCCCATGTGCCCGAGCTCCCGGATGGTCATGGACAGGGAGCCTTTCCGGAGGAAGGGGACCCAGCGGTCCAGCACTTTGCACACATCAGACTCCGGCGGGAGCGCAGCGATCTCCTTGGCAATCCCAATGAGGACCTCGGGGTTCTTGCGCACCTTGTCGCTGAACATGGAGCGTGAAGCCAGCCGGACGTGCTGCGTCGGTGCTGGAGTGACGGGTGGCCTCGTCTTGTGGGGCAGCGGCAGCGGGAGAGGCCTCTGTGTCGCCGGGTTCGGCGGCTTCACTGGCTTCCGGCGCATCGGCCGGGCAAACAGCGCCGAGATGGCCTCAATCTCATCTTTGCTCCATTCTGAACCACCCTTTTCCTTATCCGCAGGGGCGTCCTCTTCGTATGCCTTCTGCTTACCATATGGCGATTCCTTGGCAAAACTTCCGCTGGATGACCCAGAGCAAGAGACCCGAGAGGTAGACCGACGACCAAAGCTTATGCTGCGAAGTAACTTGGAGCCGTCCGTCTTAACCAATGCCGGTGCCAGGGAACTGCCACCGGGCAGCACGGAGAGCGGCGACCAGCTCGCCGGAGATGACATGGTCGGCGAAGAACTCTCTCCTCGCCTCTTCCTTCCGCCCCTTGCTGGGCGCTGCGACCGCCCGTGCTACAGGAACGTGGCACGGAGGAAGCACCGCGCGGTCGGCCGCTTGAGCCGGCGCGGCAATCCGACGAACACCTTGAGTGCAGCCGGGGGAATCGGCCTCCCTCAGCCCCTCCAGCTGGCTCCGCCCAGCCGACCTTGTCAGCTCGACCTGGCGAGCGCGGAAGGCGCCGTCCCGCCGGCCGCCGCGTGTGGGAGCGGGAGGCCGCGCTGCCGTGAGAGGATTTGGGGATTGATTTTTATCTCGCTTCGAGTCGTCTCAGCAGAAGCAGCAGGCAGCCGATAGATTATTTTTAATATCTCGCCTACTGCGCGAGATGTAGCTCTGGCTCGCCTACTGCAAGCAGCCCAGTCCAAGTAACGGATGTACACCTTCGATTCTCCGTTTGTTTCTTTTGGTTCGTTTTTTTCGGGTTTCTTCGTTTTTGGCTGGTTACTCACATTTCTTCATCGGGTTTCTTCAGTTTATTGGGGTTACTGTTGTTTTCCTGCTTTTCTTCATCAGTTTCTTCGGGAATCTTCGTTTTTATTTGGCGTTTATTCACCGGTCTTCTTCGTGtgttttttaatttattttttcaaCACTTGTCTAAGTTAAACCACATTGTGCATTATTCATATACATGCGGAATATTTTCTTATACACATTCAATGTTTTTAAAATACTtattttcaacattttttaaatggcACAAAACATTTATGTTAGAGCACGCGAACATTTTCTTACATTCAATATTCTAAAAATGTCACAGTTTTTATGAAGTGCGATAATATTTCCTTAAAATATCATGTACATATTTTTTAATGTTACAATACATTTCTATACTATGCaaacatttttatattttttagaaATATTTTCTAAAAATGCCACCATACATATTGTGCAAATATGTGAACAGTTTTTTTAATGTCACGCACACCTTTTTAATCGTGTGAAACATTTTTTTCTCATTACGCAGACATTGGTTTTACATTGTATACACATTTAAAAAATCCATTTACATTCTGTAAACGCGGGAACATTTTTTAGTTATCATGAACTGTTTTAGTGTTACCAACATATTTTAAAAGTTGCGCAGACATATTTTTTAACACTGCTTAACAAGCCCCAGTATTCTATTGCCTAATCTGAAGCTTACTTAGAAAGTTTTGGCTAGAGGCATGAGGAAAATGGAGCCTAAAGGATGACAACGTGGTGGGTACACTTGTAGTTTAAATGTTCTTGCGTAAAAAATAGAGAGGTACTTAGCTGTCAGTTGTAAAGCGGTGGTAGTTGTCACATAGATACACTTTTGCGGCTTGGTAtctcatcttgttgatggaggtgtatccatccttcaatacgctgatgatacaatcatttttatggagcatgacttggccaaggcgagaaatatgaagctggtgttatgcctatttgaacaattgatcgagttaaagattaactttcataagagcgagttgttctgctttggtagagccaaaaaCGAACAGGagtcttataggcaattgtttgggtgcgaattGGGGATTTTACCCTTCTCCTACCTAGGTATTCCGATACACCATCGTAGGCTGACAAACAgtgaatggaagtgcatcgaagaccgatttgagaagaaactgagctgctggaaggataagctcatgtcatacggaggccgattaatcttggtaaattcggtgctcacgagtatgcctatattcctcttatcgttctttgaggtcccagttggtgttagaaaacgactggacttctatcgatcacgtttcttttggcagggtgatgaacttAAAAGAAAATATCGGCTTGCTAAATGAGATATCATAtgtcgaccgaaagaccaagggggtcttggtattgaaaatattgaagttaaaaacagatgccttcttagtaagtggttgtggaagctCTCGTCCGGGACTGAGGCCATGTGGGCGCAGATCCTTCGTAGCAAGTACCTCCAGACTAAAACATTGTCCCAGGTCACAGTTAGGccgactgactcgcctttctggaaaggactaatgaaagtcaaacaatcaatgcgaaggaaatatgccctagaggcaataataaagttattatttatttccttatatcatgataaatgtttattattcatgctagaattgtattaaccggaaacataatacatgtgtgaatacatagacaaacagagtgtcactagtatgcctctacttgactagctcgttaatcaaagatggttatgtttcctaaccatgaacaaagagttgttatttgattaacgaggtcacatcattagttgaatgatctgattgacatgacccattccattagcttagcacccgatcgtttagtatgttgctattgctttcttcatgacttatacatgttcctataactatgagattatgcaactcccgtttaccggaggaacactttgggtactaccaaacgtcacaacgtaactgggtgattataaaggagtactacaggtgtctccaatggtggatgttgggttggcatatttcgagattagggtttgtcactccgattgtcggataggtatctctgggccctctcggtaatacacatcacataagccttgcaagcataataaCTAAAGATGTTAGTTATgacatgatgtattacggaacgagtaaagagacttgccagtaacgagattgaactaggtattggataccgacgatcgaatctcgggcaagtaacataccgatgacaaagggaacaacgtatgttgtcatgcggtctgaccgataaagatctccgtagaatatgtaggagccaatatgggcatccaggtcccgctattggttattgaccggagacgtgtctcggtcatgtctacattgttctcgaaccgtagggtccgcacgcttaacgttacgatgacagttattatgagtttatgcattttgatgtaccaaaggcagttcggagtcccggatgtgatcacggacaggacgaggagtctcgaaatggtcgagacataaagattgatatattggaagcctatgtttggacaccggaagtgttccgggtgaaatcgggattttaccggattaccaggagggttaccggaaccccccgggagccaaatgggcctacatgggccttagtggaaaggtgagagggctgcccacaagggctgcgcacctccccctccccctagtcctattaagactaggagaaggggccggccaccccctctctctctcccctttaaggaatcctagttggactaggattggaggggggagtcctactcccggtaggagtaggactcctcctgcgcctccctcctttggccggccagcctcccccctccatcctttatatacgggggcaggggacaccccaagacacacaagttgatccttgagatcgttccttagccgtgtgcggtgccccctgccaccaaattccacctcgatcataccgttgtagtgcttaggcgaagccctgcgttggtagtacatcaagatcgtcaccacgccgtcgtgctgacggaactcctccccgaagctttgctggatcggagcccggggatcgtcatcgagctgaacgtgtgctaagaactcggaggtgccggagtaacggtgcttggatcggtcggatcgggaagaagacgtacgactacttcctctacgttgtgtgatcgcttccgcagtcggtctgcgttggtacgtagacaacactctcccctctcgttgctatgcatcaccatgatcttgcgtgtgcgtaggattttttttgaaattactacgttccccaacagtggtatcagagccaggtttttatggtttgatgttatttgcacgagtagaacacaagtgagttgtgggcggtacaagtcatactgcctaccagcatgtcatactttggttcgacggtattgttggacgagacgatccggaccaaccttacgcgtactcttacacgagaccggttccctcgatgtgctttgcacatagatggcttgcggaagactgtctctccaattttagttgaaccaagtgtggctacgcccggtccttgagaaggttaaaacggagtctatttgacaaactatcgttgtggttttgatgcgtaggtgagatgagttcttacttaagcccgtagcagccacgtaaaacttgcaacaacaaagtagagaacgtctaacttgtttttgcagggcatgttgtgatgtgatatggtcaaggcatgatgctgattttattgtatgagatgatcatgttttgtaaccaagttatcggcaactggcaggagccatatggttgtcgctttattgtatgcaatgcaatcgcgatgtaatgctttactttattactaagcggtagtgatagtcgtggaagcataagattggcgagacgacaacgatgctacgatggagatcaaggtgtcgcgccggtgacgatggtgatcatgacggtgcttcggagatggagatcacaagcacaagatgagatggccatatcatatcacttatattgattgcatgtgatgtttatcttttatgcatcttatcttgctttgattgacggtagcattataagatgatctctcactaaattatcaagaagtgttctccctgagtatgcaccgttgccaaagttcgtcgtgcccagacaccacgtgatgatcgggtgtgataagctctacgtccaaatacaacgggtgcaaaatagttgcacacgcagaatactcaggttatacttgatgagccaagcatatacagatatggcctcggaacacggagaccgaaaggtcgagcgtgaatcatatagtagatatgatcaacataacgatgttcaccattgaaaactactccatctcacgtgatgatcggttatggtttagttgatttggatcacgtgatcacttagaggattagagggatgtctatctaagtgggagttcttaagtaatttgattaattgaacttaaacttatcatgaacttagtacctgatagtatcttgcttgtttatgttgattgtagatagatggctcgtgctgttgttctattgaattttaatgcgttccttgagaaagcaaagttgaaagatgatggtagcaattacacggactgggtccgtaacttgaggattatcctcattgctgcacagaagaattacgtcctggaagcaccgctgggtgccaggcctgctgctggagcaacgccagatgttatgaacgtctggcagagcaaagctgatgactactcgatagttcagtgtgccatgctttacggcttagaatcgggacttcaacaacgttttgaacgtcatggagcatatgagatgttccaggagttgaagttgatatttcaagcaaatgcccgaattgagagatgtgaagtctccaataagttctatagctgcaagatggaggagaacagttctgtcagtgagcatatgctcaaaatgtctggatataataatcacttgattcagatgggagttaatcttccagatgattgcgtcattgacagaattctccaatcactgccaccaagctacaagagcttcgtgatgaactataatatgcaaggaatgaacaagactattcccgagctcttcgcaatgctgaaagctgcggaggtagaaatcaagaaggagcatcaagtgttgatggttagcaaaaccactagtttcaagaaaaagggcaaagggaagaagaaggggaacttcaagaagaacagcaagcaagttgctgctcaggagaagaaacccaagtctggacctaagcctgaaactgagtgcttgtactgcaagcagactggtcactggaagcggaactgccccaagtatttggcggataagaaggatggcaaggtgaacaaaggtatatgtgatatacatgttattgatgtgtaccttactagagctcgcagtagcacctgggtatttgatactggttctgttgctaatatttgcaactcgaaacagggactacagaataagcggacgctagcaaaggacgaggtgacgatgcgcgtgggaaacggttccaaagtcgatgtgatcgcggtcggcacgctacctctacatctaccttcgagattaatattagacctaaataattgttatttggtgccagcgttgagcatgaacattatatctggatcttgtttaatgcgagacggttattcatttaaatcagagaataatggctgttctatttatatgagtaatatcttttatggtcatgcacctttgaagagtggt
This window contains:
- the LOC123131803 gene encoding pentatricopeptide repeat-containing protein At2g01860 — its product is MSSPASWSPLSVLPGGSSLAPALVKTDGSKLLRSISFGRRSTSRVSCSGSSSGSFAKESPYGKQKAYEEDAPADKEKGGSEWSKDEIEAISALFARPMRRKPVKPPNPATQRPLPLPLPHKTRPPVTPAPTQHVRLASRSMFSDKVRKNPEVLIGIAKEIAALPPESDVCKVLDRWVPFLRKGSLSMTIRELGHMGLPERALQTLCWAQGQKAVPLFPDDRILASTIEVLARFDELKLESALEECVPSASRAVLEAMARGFIRAGKVGLTRKLLELARMNKRTLHPSIYAKLILEVARTPEGYGLAAALLDELGERPDFDLRQQDCTAVMKVCIKLRRYAAVESLFSWFRGSGGNPTVVMYTTVIHSRSRDGRHREALALVWEMEQANCLLDLPAYRVIVKLCVALRDPERAFRYLSRLKEAGFVPTSDIYCNLIEGYATAGRMARCRQLIREAESIGVLLDKRLISSLSEMGDRRP